The following are from one region of the Mangifera indica cultivar Alphonso chromosome 14, CATAS_Mindica_2.1, whole genome shotgun sequence genome:
- the LOC123195725 gene encoding uncharacterized protein LOC123195725, translating to MASTNTAQTPAVDSLSPDELAAKAVNKRYEGLVIVRNKAIKGKGAWYWAHLEPMLINNADTGLAKAVKLRCSLCDAVFSASNPSRTASEHLKRGTCPNFNSLAKPISSISPTSPNLASPSSHNRKRSSSSSILEVSKSGGVSGVGVGLAVGSSSSSYQATPLAIVDPSRFQELASTAATASAAVGSFMPQQHLVLSGGKEDFGALAMLEYSVKKLKSPKTSPGPTLSKNQIDCALDFLADWIYESCGSVSFSSLEHPKFKAFLNQVGLPAFSRREFVGSRLDLKFEEVKAESEARIRDAMFFQVSSDGWKVKGLGEDNLVNLSVNLPNGTSLYRRAVFVSGSVPSKYAEEILWETITGICGNVVQQCVGIVADKFKAKALRNLENQHHWMVNLSCQFQGFTSLIKDFNKELPIFKTTAENCFKLANFVNNTAQIRNSFSKYQLQEYGHSGLLKVPLRGYGNLDNFRSLYALLEDILNSARAIQLLLLDESYKMVSMEDPLAREIAKMIQEVGFWNELEAVHSLIKLIKEMALEIETERPLVGQCLPLWNDLREKVKEWCSKFQIGEASVDKVIERRFKKNYHPAWAAAFILDPLYLIRDSSGKYLPPFKCLTPEQEKDVDKLITRLVSREEAHIALMELMKWRTEGLDPVYAQAVQMKERDPITGKMRIANPQSSRLVWETHLTEFKSLGKVAVRLIFLHATSFSFKCNLSLLRWVCAHGQSRFGMERAQKLIFIAAHSKLERRDFSSDEEKNAEILALASGEDDVLNEVLVDTSSV from the coding sequence ATGGCTAGTACTAACACTGCACAAACACCAGCAGTGGACTCACTTTCACCCGACGAGCTTGCTGCTAAAGCTGTCAACAAGAGGTATGAAGGGCTAGTGATTGTTCGAAACAAGGCTATAAAGGGGAAAGGGGCGTGGTACTGGGCTCACCTTGAACCTATGTTGATAAACAACGCTGACACTGGTCTTGCAAAAGCAGTGAAGCTACGATGTTCCTTATGTGACGCGGTTTTCTCAGCTTCAAACCCCTCACGTACGGCCTCCGAACATCTAAAACGGGGTACCTGCccgaatttcaattctttagCCAAACCCATTTCCTCTATATCTCCAACATCACCCAATCTTGCTTCACCCTCCAGTCATAACCGAAAACGAAGTAGCTCGTCTTCGATTCTTGAAGTAAGTAAAAGTGGTGGTGTTAGTGGCGTTGGTGTTGGTCTTGCTGTTGGCTCTTCCTCGTCTTCGTATCAGGCAACACCACTTGCTATAGTGGATCCATCGAGATTTCAAGAATTAGCTAGTACAGCTGCAACAGCGAGTGCTGCTGTGGGTTCTTTTATGCCACAACAGCATTTGGTATTATCTGGAGGCAAAGAAGATTTTGGAGCTTTAGCTATGTTGGAATATAGTGTTAAAAAGTTAAAGAGCCCTAAGACTTCACCTGGACCGACTTTGAGCAAGAATCAAATTGACTGTGCTCTTGATTTTCTTGCTGATTGGATTTACGAGTCTTGTGGCTCGGTTTCCTTTTCGAGTCTGGAGCATCCAAAGTTTAAAGCATTTCTAAACCAAGTTGGGTTGCCAGCGTTTTCAAGAAGAGAGTTTGTTGGTTCAAGGTTAGATTTGAAGTTTGAGGAAGTGAAAGCTGAGTCTGAGGCAAGGATTAGAGATGCTATGTTTTTTCAAGTATCGTCAGATGGATGGAAAGTCAAAGGTCTTGGTGAAGATAATTTGGTCAATTTGTCTGTGAATTTGCCTAATGGTACTAGTTTATATAGGAGGGCTGTGTTTGTTAGTGGTTCTGTGCCTTCCAAGTATGCAGAGGAGATATTGTGGGAGACAATAACTGGCATTTGTGGGAATGTTGTGCAACAATGTGTAGGGATTGTTGCAGACAAGTTTAAGGCCAAAGCACTGAGGAATTTGGAGAATCAGCATCATTGGATGGTAAATCTTTCTTGTCAGTTTCAAGGCTTCACTAGTTTGATCAAGGACTTCAATAAGGAGCTTCCAATATTTAAGACTACGGCTGAGAATTGCTTCAAGTTAGCAAATTTCGTGAACAACACTGCTCAAATTCGAAATAGTTTTAGTAAGTATCAGTTGCAAGAGTATGGACACAGCGGGCTATTGAAGGTTCCCTTGAGGGGTTATGGAAATTTGGATAATTTTAGATCTTTATACGCATTGCTGGAGGATATATTAAATTCAGCTCGTGCAATTCAGCTGCTTCTATTAGATGAATCATATAAGATGGTATCAATGGAGGATCCCCTTGCTAGAGAAATTGCAAAAATGATTCAAGAAGTGGGGTTTTGGAATGAGTTGGAAGCAGTTCACTCATTGATCAAATTGATCAAAGAAATGGCTCTAGAGATTGAGACTGAAAGGCCACTGGTTGGGCAATGCCTTCCACTTTGGAATGATCTTAGAGAAAAAGTGAAAGAATGGTGTTCAAAATTCCAGATTGGGGAAGCATCAGTAGACAAGGTGATTGAAAGGCGATTCAAGAAGAATTATCACCCAGCTTGGGCAGCTGCATTCATACTTGATCCACTTTATTTGATTAGGGACAGTAGTGGGAAGTACCTTCCACCATTCAAATGCTTAACACCTGAGCAAGAGAAGGATGTGGATAAGCTAATAACACGGCTTGTTTCAAGAGAAGAGGCTCATATTGCACTAATGGAACTCATGAAATGGAGAACAGAAGGGCTTGATCCAGTATATGCTCAAGCAGTCCAAATGAAAGAGAGGGACCCCATAACTGGAAAGATGAGAATAGCCAATCCCCAAAGTAGTAGGCTTGTGTGGGAAACACATCTGACCGAATTTAAGTCCCTTGGCAAAGTTGCTGTTAGACTTATTTTCCTTCACGCAACTTCATTCAGTTTCAAATGCAACTTGTCTTTGTTGAGATGGGTGTGTGCCCATGGGCAGTCGAGATTTGGAATGGAGAGAGCTCAGAAGTTGATATTCATTGCAGCTCATTCCAAGCTCGAGAGAAGGGATTTTTCCAGTGATGAAGAGAAAAATGCAGAGATTTTAGCTTTGGCCAGTGGTGAGGATGATGTGCTAAATGAAGTTCTTGTTGATACATCCTCAGTGTAA